Proteins co-encoded in one Paracrocinitomix mangrovi genomic window:
- the modA gene encoding molybdate ABC transporter substrate-binding protein, whose translation MVKQLSFLISIVFLSSCGGDESKEDQLNIACAANMEVAIDSICKVFEQEQNIKCQVNSGASGMLYTQINQGAPFDVFVAADDTYPMMLFNDNLCEKPEVYAKGQLVLVIKNVGRIRSVEEVLLSDEVQKIGIPDSSVAPYGKAAMEALASLKLDELINDKIVWAESVGQVNQFYETHAVDAIFTSYSFVKTPGNNFNHLLIADSLYQPIQQSACVIKKENTQNESAQAFQSFILSEKSQNILLHFGYKMN comes from the coding sequence ATGGTCAAACAGCTTTCATTTTTAATATCAATTGTTTTCTTGTCTTCTTGTGGAGGAGATGAAAGTAAAGAAGACCAATTAAATATTGCCTGTGCTGCAAATATGGAAGTGGCCATAGACTCTATTTGCAAGGTTTTTGAGCAAGAACAAAATATTAAGTGTCAGGTAAATTCGGGTGCTTCAGGTATGTTGTATACCCAAATTAATCAGGGTGCGCCGTTTGACGTTTTTGTGGCAGCTGATGATACTTATCCCATGATGTTGTTTAATGATAATTTGTGCGAAAAACCTGAAGTTTATGCAAAAGGACAACTGGTTTTGGTTATTAAAAATGTGGGAAGAATAAGAAGTGTTGAAGAGGTATTACTTTCAGATGAAGTGCAAAAAATAGGAATTCCTGACTCCTCAGTTGCTCCGTATGGAAAAGCAGCAATGGAGGCCCTGGCTAGTTTAAAACTAGATGAGCTGATAAATGATAAAATCGTGTGGGCCGAAAGCGTTGGACAGGTGAATCAATTTTATGAAACCCATGCTGTTGATGCCATTTTTACTAGTTATTCCTTTGTTAAAACTCCGGGAAATAATTTTAATCATCTCTTGATTGCGGATTCACTTTACCAGCCAATTCAGCAAAGTGCCTGTGTAATTAAGAAAGAAAATACACAAAATGAAAGCGCTCAAGCCTTTCAAAGTTTTATCTTGTCTGAAAAAAGCCAAAACATACTTTTACATTTTGGCTATAAGATGAATTAA
- the modB gene encoding molybdate ABC transporter permease subunit encodes MLDFTPFYITFKLALFTVLILLIIGIPLAYFISMKKWKGKVLVESILMLPIVLPPTVLGFYFLTFLGKNSAFGGFLYRNFNIELAFTFNGILLGSVIFCLPFMLNPIIAGFRGIPANTIESVKMLRKSAWKALFKVYIPYVKRSIWTAILLTFAHTIGEFGVVLMIGGKMEETRVASVAIYDEMNRTNFDAANQYALILLGISFVLIVVLNLVSKNKHNIA; translated from the coding sequence ATGCTGGATTTTACACCATTTTATATCACTTTTAAGTTGGCACTATTTACGGTGTTAATTCTTCTAATAATTGGAATTCCATTGGCTTATTTTATAAGCATGAAAAAGTGGAAAGGAAAGGTGTTGGTGGAAAGTATATTAATGCTGCCAATTGTTTTACCTCCTACAGTTCTTGGTTTCTACTTTTTGACATTTCTTGGTAAAAATTCAGCTTTTGGCGGATTTTTGTACCGCAATTTTAATATTGAATTGGCTTTCACCTTTAATGGGATTTTGCTGGGATCGGTAATTTTTTGTTTGCCATTTATGCTAAACCCAATAATAGCCGGGTTTAGAGGGATTCCTGCCAATACTATTGAATCTGTTAAAATGCTAAGAAAAAGTGCCTGGAAAGCATTGTTCAAGGTGTACATCCCTTATGTCAAACGCTCTATTTGGACAGCTATTTTGCTCACTTTTGCTCATACTATTGGTGAGTTTGGTGTGGTACTAATGATCGGTGGAAAAATGGAAGAAACAAGAGTGGCCTCCGTGGCTATTTATGACGAAATGAATCGCACCAATTTTGATGCCGCTAATCAATACGCGCTAATTTTACTAGGTATCAGCTTTGTGCTAATTGTGGTGCTTAATTTGGTTTCTAAAAACAAACATAATATTGCTTAA
- a CDS encoding ATP-binding cassette domain-containing protein produces MLNIDIYKRLGNDKNKIEIRFKASANIGEITALYGKSGIGKTTVLRIIAGLDKANEGTITFKGHNWFNKDQNLPLKQRPVGMVFQDYNLFENMTVLKNLEFAADDQIAEDVLALCKKLGIDKMFSRYPRELSKGQQQKVAIIRGVIMKTELMLLDEPFSALDDDSILEIIEVIQALKSNFSTTIILVTHRKDVILKMADSVIVFAENKTTQGDPKELLQRSF; encoded by the coding sequence TTGCTTAATATAGATATTTATAAACGTTTAGGAAACGATAAAAATAAAATAGAAATTCGTTTCAAGGCCTCTGCAAACATTGGCGAAATTACCGCATTGTATGGCAAATCGGGCATTGGAAAAACAACTGTACTCAGAATTATAGCAGGTTTAGATAAAGCAAATGAAGGAACAATAACTTTCAAGGGTCATAATTGGTTCAACAAAGACCAAAATTTACCATTAAAGCAAAGGCCTGTAGGAATGGTTTTTCAGGATTACAATTTGTTTGAAAACATGACCGTTCTCAAAAACCTTGAATTCGCTGCAGATGATCAAATTGCTGAAGATGTTTTAGCCTTGTGTAAAAAGCTTGGCATTGATAAAATGTTTAGCAGATATCCAAGAGAGCTGTCTAAAGGTCAACAGCAAAAAGTGGCCATTATCAGAGGTGTGATAATGAAAACAGAGCTAATGTTGTTGGACGAGCCTTTTTCTGCATTAGATGATGACAGTATTTTAGAAATAATTGAGGTGATTCAAGCATTAAAATCTAACTTCTCAACAACCATTATTTTGGTTACCCACCGTAAAGATGTAATTCTAAAAATGGCAGATTCAGTAATTGTTTTTGCAGAAAATAAAACAACTCAAGGAGACCCTAAAGAGCTTCTTCAGAGATCTTTCTAG
- the lysS gene encoding lysine--tRNA ligase encodes MELSEQEIQRREALDQLRALGIEPYPAALYPVDHKSTDIKANFEEGKAVVIAGRLMQKNIQGKASFGKIQDSEGRIQVYFNRDEMCPGDDKTLYNEVFKKLLDLGDFIGIEGTLFKTQKGEITVRVKQFSMLSKSLKPLPLPKTDAEGNVHDAFTNPEARYRQRYADLVVNPQVKEVFIKRTKLFNAMRQFFNDRGYFEVETPVLQPIAGGAAARPFKTHHNALDIPLYMRIANELYLKRLIVGGFEGVYEFSKNFRNEGMDRTHNPEFTAMEIYVAYKDYNWMMEFTEQLLEHTAIAVNGTTEATFGEHKIDFKAPYKRVTMRQSIIDFTGFDIQGKSEDELRTFCKSSDIEVDDTMGRGKLIDEIFGEKCEGNYIQPTFIIDYPKEMSPLCKEHREDPTLTERFELMVCGKEVANAYSELNDPIDQRERFEEQLKLAERGDDEASQFIDYDFLRALEYGMPPTSGLGIGIDRLVMFLTNNQSIQEVLFFPQMKPEKFGEKKLELGDNEKVIFDIISKEKSMDLNALKEAAGLSNKQWDKGIKALGKMGLTKVTKTDEALIVDLVE; translated from the coding sequence ATTGAACTTTCAGAACAAGAAATTCAGAGAAGAGAAGCATTAGATCAATTAAGAGCATTAGGCATTGAACCTTATCCTGCGGCATTGTATCCTGTTGACCATAAATCAACAGATATTAAAGCCAATTTTGAAGAAGGTAAAGCAGTAGTAATTGCAGGTAGGTTGATGCAAAAAAATATTCAGGGAAAAGCTTCTTTTGGTAAGATTCAAGATTCTGAAGGACGAATTCAGGTTTATTTTAACCGTGATGAAATGTGTCCTGGAGACGATAAAACTTTATACAATGAAGTTTTCAAAAAATTGTTGGATTTAGGTGATTTTATTGGAATAGAAGGAACTCTTTTTAAAACTCAAAAAGGAGAAATTACTGTACGTGTTAAGCAATTTAGCATGTTGAGTAAATCTTTAAAACCATTGCCTTTACCAAAAACGGATGCTGAAGGAAATGTTCATGACGCTTTTACCAACCCAGAAGCAAGATACAGACAACGATATGCAGATTTGGTTGTAAATCCTCAGGTAAAAGAGGTTTTTATTAAAAGAACCAAATTGTTCAATGCCATGCGTCAATTTTTCAATGACCGTGGATATTTTGAGGTTGAAACACCGGTATTACAACCAATAGCGGGAGGTGCAGCAGCAAGACCTTTTAAAACTCATCACAATGCCCTGGACATTCCATTGTACATGCGAATTGCCAATGAGTTATATTTAAAAAGATTAATTGTTGGTGGATTTGAGGGAGTTTATGAGTTTTCTAAAAACTTCAGAAATGAAGGGATGGATAGAACCCATAATCCTGAATTTACTGCCATGGAAATCTATGTAGCATACAAAGATTATAATTGGATGATGGAGTTCACCGAGCAATTATTAGAACATACTGCTATTGCTGTAAACGGAACAACTGAAGCCACATTTGGTGAACATAAAATTGACTTCAAAGCTCCTTATAAAAGAGTTACCATGCGTCAGTCTATCATTGATTTTACCGGATTTGACATTCAGGGAAAATCAGAAGACGAATTAAGAACTTTCTGTAAATCAAGTGACATTGAGGTTGATGATACCATGGGAAGAGGAAAATTGATAGATGAAATTTTTGGTGAAAAATGTGAAGGAAACTACATCCAACCAACATTCATTATTGACTATCCAAAAGAAATGTCTCCATTGTGTAAAGAGCACAGAGAGGATCCTACTTTAACAGAGCGTTTTGAGTTGATGGTTTGCGGAAAAGAAGTAGCTAATGCTTATTCTGAATTGAACGACCCAATTGATCAAAGAGAAAGATTTGAGGAGCAACTTAAATTGGCAGAAAGAGGAGATGATGAGGCCAGTCAGTTTATTGATTATGACTTTTTAAGAGCTTTGGAATATGGAATGCCTCCTACATCCGGTTTAGGTATTGGGATTGACCGATTAGTAATGTTTTTAACTAACAATCAATCTATCCAAGAAGTGCTATTCTTTCCGCAAATGAAGCCAGAGAAATTTGGTGAGAAAAAACTGGAGTTAGGCGACAATGAAAAAGTGATTTTCGACATCATCAGCAAAGAAAAATCAATGGATTTAAATGCCTTGAAAGAAGCTGCAGGCTTGTCTAACAAACAATGGGACAAGGGCATCAAAGCGCTTGGTAAAATGGGGCTGACCAAAGTAACAAAGACAGACGAAGCTTTGATTGTAGACTTGGTTGAGTAA
- a CDS encoding bifunctional phosphoglucose/phosphomannose isomerase → MKEIISAKTKQISEAIEIGKSLDFKPTKKEFSNILLCGLGGSGIGGAIVSQLLKAELKIPFVCVNDYNTPAFVNENTLIIASSYSGNTEETIAAVEEGMAKKAEICVVSSGGKLTEMAKSNGWNHAIVPGGEQPRAMLAYSIIQQLFLLNRYGLIDDQHVNDLNKVNQLIESNEATTQERAKNLAKQLDGKIPVIYADSQFGGVATRFKQQLNENAKVLCWDHVLPEMTHNELVGWAGGSNIIAPIYLATKYDHPRTTARWEISRKIIGEHTDTINEICAIGDSRIEQIFYLIHHTDWVSYFLSEIRNVDSDEVEVIVYLKDEMAKR, encoded by the coding sequence ATGAAAGAAATAATTTCTGCCAAAACAAAACAAATTTCAGAAGCAATAGAGATTGGAAAGTCTTTAGATTTTAAACCAACAAAAAAGGAATTCTCAAACATACTATTATGTGGTTTAGGGGGATCCGGAATTGGAGGCGCAATAGTTTCTCAATTGTTAAAAGCAGAACTAAAAATCCCTTTTGTATGTGTAAATGATTATAATACACCTGCATTTGTAAATGAAAACACTTTAATTATAGCTTCTTCTTACTCAGGAAATACTGAAGAAACTATAGCGGCGGTTGAAGAAGGAATGGCAAAAAAAGCCGAAATCTGTGTTGTATCTTCAGGTGGAAAATTGACAGAAATGGCCAAATCAAATGGCTGGAATCATGCAATTGTACCAGGTGGAGAGCAACCAAGAGCCATGTTGGCTTATTCCATTATCCAACAGTTATTTCTGCTTAATAGATACGGTTTAATTGATGATCAACACGTAAATGACTTAAACAAAGTCAATCAATTGATTGAAAGCAATGAGGCTACTACGCAAGAAAGAGCCAAAAATCTGGCAAAACAACTTGACGGAAAAATCCCTGTAATCTATGCAGATTCTCAGTTTGGAGGTGTTGCTACAAGATTTAAACAACAGCTAAATGAAAATGCCAAAGTGTTGTGTTGGGATCATGTTTTACCGGAAATGACGCATAACGAATTGGTTGGATGGGCAGGAGGTTCTAACATCATTGCTCCAATTTATTTGGCAACAAAATACGATCACCCAAGAACCACTGCTCGCTGGGAAATATCTAGAAAAATAATAGGTGAACATACAGATACAATCAATGAAATTTGCGCAATTGGAGATTCTAGAATTGAACAAATTTTTTACCTGATTCACCATACAGATTGGGTGTCTTACTTTTTATCAGAGATTAGAAATGTTGATTCGGATGAGGTAGAAGTAATAGTTTACCTTAAAGACGAAATGGCAAAGAGATAA
- a CDS encoding cytochrome-c peroxidase, with protein MSKKYLFILFTVVFFISCRKDIKPIPKGTTPYTFEYPDMIGKYLPPIDEPNDNVTTEEGVELGRLLFFDKRLSADNTQSCASCHMPEHSFSDTGAVSYGIDGIAGTRNAMPIINVGWMEDGLFWDGRSASVEGQALEPVPNPIEMHQSWPNTLSKLQADPLYPSKFEQIFGSSEIDSIMVVKAIAQFERTLISGNSPFDKFVYSNFATGSSGWALDKEQLAYQGFAIFMDETKGDCFHCHGDQFNPLWTDNIYHNNGLDANPLDPGLAAVTGNSTDHGKFKTPTLRNLLFTGPYMHDGRFTTLSQVVQHYSFGLQNSATIDPLMKSVNDGGVQLDPQEQTALLWFLYSLTDSSFVTNPNFQDPW; from the coding sequence ATGTCGAAAAAGTATCTGTTCATATTGTTTACTGTTGTCTTTTTTATCTCTTGTAGAAAAGATATAAAGCCCATACCAAAAGGAACGACACCTTATACTTTTGAGTATCCGGACATGATAGGAAAATATCTTCCTCCAATTGATGAGCCCAATGACAATGTTACAACAGAAGAAGGAGTAGAACTGGGAAGGTTGTTGTTTTTTGATAAAAGACTTTCTGCAGATAACACGCAATCTTGCGCTAGTTGTCACATGCCGGAACATTCATTTAGTGATACAGGTGCAGTAAGTTATGGAATAGATGGAATTGCTGGAACAAGAAATGCCATGCCAATAATCAATGTTGGATGGATGGAAGATGGCTTATTTTGGGATGGAAGATCTGCAAGTGTTGAAGGACAAGCCCTGGAGCCGGTTCCAAACCCAATTGAAATGCATCAGTCATGGCCCAACACTTTGTCCAAACTTCAGGCAGACCCTTTGTATCCAAGTAAGTTCGAGCAAATATTTGGTTCCTCTGAAATTGACTCAATTATGGTAGTAAAAGCTATAGCTCAGTTTGAAAGAACGTTGATTTCAGGAAATAGCCCGTTTGACAAATTTGTTTACAGCAATTTTGCAACCGGAAGCTCAGGTTGGGCATTGGATAAAGAGCAACTTGCTTATCAAGGATTTGCCATTTTTATGGACGAAACCAAAGGAGATTGTTTTCATTGTCACGGAGATCAGTTTAATCCTCTTTGGACGGATAATATTTATCATAACAACGGATTGGATGCAAACCCTTTGGATCCGGGTCTTGCTGCTGTTACGGGGAATTCAACTGATCATGGGAAATTTAAAACTCCTACCTTAAGAAATCTACTTTTCACTGGGCCGTATATGCATGATGGAAGGTTTACTACCTTGTCACAAGTGGTTCAACACTATAGTTTTGGATTACAAAATTCAGCAACTATTGACCCTTTAATGAAATCTGTAAATGATGGTGGAGTTCAATTAGATCCACAAGAACAAACAGCTTTGTTGTGGTTTCTTTATTCTTTAACGGACAGTTCTTTTGTTACAAATCCTAATTTCCAGGATCCATGGTGA
- the lipB gene encoding lipoyl(octanoyl) transferase LipB — protein MTPQVEIIDKGLIDYKECWDFQEDLFKETVDQKILLRDGKSDQQTNDYLIFCQHPHVYTLGKSGNEQNLLMAEAMLKSINAQYYKINRGGDITYHGPGQIVMYPIFDLDHFFTDIHKYMRFLEEAVILTLAEFGIKAGRVEGLTGVWLDGGTPKERKICAMGVKASRWVTMHGIALNVNTDLSYFNHIVPCGIEDKSVTSMEKELGKRLDLTQVQEVLKENMANIFNFDYKNA, from the coding sequence ATGACACCGCAAGTAGAAATAATTGACAAAGGTCTAATAGACTATAAGGAATGCTGGGACTTTCAGGAAGATTTGTTCAAAGAAACTGTTGATCAAAAAATATTATTGCGCGACGGTAAATCTGATCAGCAAACAAATGACTATTTGATTTTTTGTCAGCATCCTCATGTATATACGCTTGGCAAAAGTGGAAACGAGCAAAATTTACTGATGGCAGAAGCAATGTTAAAAAGCATCAATGCCCAATATTATAAAATCAATAGAGGAGGAGACATTACATATCATGGTCCGGGTCAAATTGTGATGTATCCAATTTTTGATTTGGATCATTTTTTCACGGACATTCACAAATACATGCGGTTTTTGGAAGAGGCAGTGATTCTGACACTGGCTGAGTTTGGTATAAAAGCCGGTCGTGTTGAAGGATTGACAGGTGTTTGGCTGGATGGAGGAACACCAAAAGAACGCAAGATCTGCGCAATGGGAGTAAAAGCTTCAAGATGGGTAACCATGCACGGTATTGCCTTAAATGTGAATACAGACCTTAGCTACTTTAACCATATAGTTCCTTGCGGTATAGAAGATAAATCCGTAACTTCTATGGAGAAGGAGTTAGGAAAAAGGTTAGATTTAACTCAGGTTCAGGAAGTTTTAAAAGAAAACATGGCCAATATTTTCAACTTTGATTACAAAAACGCCTAA
- a CDS encoding serine hydrolase domain-containing protein, with protein MRLVKKTLKWVALLILVLLLTANLAIIFTGRYYIYKGISATYFRGHIRPHIYDQDVFNNRDIPAGVAQPWQDSPYLAKMDLTSDERERIESLEPASFLVAYGDTVIYEEYWNEHDRSRTSNSFSMGKSVISLLIGVALDEGKIKSLDEPVANYLPEFEDEKKNITIRHLLTMCTGLSWSESYIHPFCDVAELYYDTDARDLSCNRRTIEEEPGINWRYKSGDTQVLTYVLEAATGQKVSDYASEKLWKPMGAESDAMWSLTGDENSTEKGYCCFYSTSRDFIRLGKLINNRGNWNGEQLVSASFVDEMCTIAPLIKSNGKPNNCYGYQYWIFTGLPYEVTYFRGMSGQYIISIPSKQLVIVRAGNGTEGNVVDTPPQDDAFENHYAELPFYIATGERLLEEYKKL; from the coding sequence ATGAGGTTAGTTAAAAAAACGCTTAAATGGGTTGCGCTTCTGATACTGGTGCTATTGCTGACAGCAAACTTGGCAATTATCTTTACCGGAAGGTATTATATCTACAAGGGAATTTCAGCCACTTATTTTAGGGGCCATATTCGCCCGCATATTTATGATCAGGATGTGTTCAATAATAGAGACATTCCTGCTGGTGTAGCTCAACCATGGCAAGACTCTCCTTATTTGGCCAAAATGGACCTGACTTCAGATGAAAGAGAAAGAATTGAGTCTTTAGAACCGGCCTCTTTTCTTGTTGCATATGGCGATACCGTGATATATGAAGAGTATTGGAATGAACATGATAGAAGTCGCACTTCTAATTCATTTTCAATGGGTAAATCTGTGATTTCACTTTTAATAGGTGTTGCTTTGGATGAAGGTAAAATCAAATCACTGGACGAACCTGTTGCCAATTATTTACCTGAATTTGAGGATGAAAAAAAGAATATTACGATAAGACATTTACTTACAATGTGTACCGGATTGTCTTGGAGTGAAAGCTATATTCATCCTTTTTGTGATGTTGCAGAACTCTATTACGACACTGATGCAAGGGATTTATCGTGTAACAGAAGAACTATTGAAGAAGAACCAGGAATTAACTGGAGATACAAGAGTGGTGACACCCAGGTGTTAACGTATGTTTTGGAAGCAGCAACCGGACAAAAAGTATCAGATTATGCATCTGAAAAACTTTGGAAACCAATGGGTGCAGAAAGTGACGCTATGTGGAGTTTGACCGGTGATGAAAACAGCACAGAGAAAGGTTATTGCTGTTTTTATTCAACTTCCAGAGATTTCATCAGATTGGGAAAACTAATCAATAACCGAGGAAATTGGAATGGAGAACAATTGGTTAGTGCGTCTTTTGTTGACGAGATGTGTACAATTGCACCTTTGATCAAGTCAAACGGAAAACCAAATAATTGTTATGGTTATCAATATTGGATTTTTACCGGATTGCCATATGAGGTAACTTATTTCAGAGGAATGTCTGGCCAATATATCATTTCAATTCCTTCAAAACAATTAGTAATTGTTCGTGCAGGAAATGGAACAGAAGGAAATGTAGTGGATACACCTCCGCAGGATGATGCATTTGAAAACCATTATGCTGAATTGCCTTTTTACATTGCAACGGGTGAAAGGTTGTTAGAAGAATACAAGAAATTATAA
- a CDS encoding 3'-5' exonuclease translates to MRLSKINIENILFLDIETVPQVYNFSDLDEKTAQLYLDKNRYIQERDGLSNDEVYEKAGVFAEFGKIVCISCGIVQDKSSGKEIRLHSYYGDDEKQLLQDFAKMLDAHYSGQQHIMCGHNAKEFDFPYIARRMLINGVNLPLALDIAGKKPWEINHLDTMELWKFGDFKNYSSLSLLCHIFDIPTPKDDISGADVARVYYEENDLERIVAYCHKDVVALIQLFLKLRNEPLVKEENIND, encoded by the coding sequence ATGCGTCTATCAAAAATCAACATTGAAAATATTCTTTTTCTGGACATTGAAACAGTGCCACAGGTGTACAACTTTAGTGATTTGGATGAAAAAACAGCCCAATTGTATTTAGATAAGAACAGATACATCCAGGAAAGAGATGGTTTGAGCAATGATGAGGTTTATGAAAAAGCGGGTGTATTTGCCGAATTCGGTAAAATTGTTTGTATTTCATGTGGGATAGTGCAGGATAAATCTTCAGGAAAAGAAATCAGATTACATTCTTATTACGGGGATGACGAAAAGCAATTATTGCAGGACTTTGCTAAGATGTTAGACGCTCATTATTCGGGCCAGCAGCACATCATGTGTGGTCATAACGCCAAAGAATTTGATTTTCCGTATATCGCCAGAAGAATGCTCATTAATGGAGTTAATTTGCCTTTAGCATTGGACATTGCAGGTAAAAAACCATGGGAAATAAATCATCTGGACACCATGGAATTGTGGAAGTTTGGTGACTTTAAAAATTACTCTTCTCTGAGTTTATTGTGCCATATTTTTGATATTCCCACTCCTAAGGATGATATCAGTGGAGCAGATGTAGCAAGGGTTTATTATGAAGAAAATGACCTGGAACGCATTGTTGCATATTGCCATAAAGATGTTGTTGCACTAATTCAGTTATTTTTGAAGTTGAGAAACGAACCTTTGGTGAAAGAAGAAAACATCAACGATTAA
- a CDS encoding gamma carbonic anhydrase family protein, with amino-acid sequence MALIKSCRGFSPEIPKTCWLADNATIVGDVKMGENCSVWFNAVIRGDVNSIKMGDNVNIQDGAVIHCTYEKTKVKLGQNVSIGHNALVHGCTVGDNVLIGMGSIVMDNCVIEENCIIAAGAVLLEGTRVESGSIYAGVPAKKVKDLSPEMFKGEVMRIAKNYRMYASWFEAE; translated from the coding sequence ATGGCATTGATTAAATCTTGTAGAGGCTTTTCGCCTGAAATTCCTAAAACATGTTGGTTGGCAGATAATGCAACTATTGTTGGTGATGTAAAAATGGGAGAGAATTGCTCTGTTTGGTTCAATGCGGTTATTCGCGGAGACGTCAACTCCATTAAAATGGGCGATAATGTTAACATTCAGGACGGAGCCGTGATTCATTGTACCTATGAAAAAACAAAAGTTAAGTTAGGACAAAACGTTTCAATAGGTCACAATGCACTTGTTCATGGTTGCACTGTTGGTGACAATGTCCTTATCGGGATGGGCTCAATCGTAATGGACAATTGTGTCATTGAAGAGAATTGTATCATTGCAGCCGGGGCTGTTTTATTGGAGGGAACCAGAGTTGAAAGCGGATCTATCTATGCAGGTGTTCCAGCCAAAAAAGTCAAAGATCTTTCTCCTGAAATGTTCAAAGGTGAGGTGATGAGGATAGCGAAGAATTATCGCATGTATGCTTCGTGGTTCGAAGCAGAATAA